A window from Polyangium spumosum encodes these proteins:
- a CDS encoding ElyC/SanA/YdcF family protein has translation MLRGVGLAIGLFALLNLAGEALRPPFDTTHTWLGDADLPRPIFRALELAAAVTLVWHAARPIRPAWARVGGAIVLGIGATLAALDVATFYGVLARGVIRGPAFVPASLVVLVCLAALAVSVSRERADRPPWTRFRAVACAAVAASTFVAMPLLLMVTLGPTRYERRADCAIVLGARVFDDGTPSLALSDRVDEGIRLYQQGLVRALVMSGAVDEHNGFSEPEVMRARAVAAGVPEAAVILDEEGVTSSWTARNGALLMRRHGFVRAIAVTHYYHEPRVKMLFERAGVFVYTVPARMSRRLLKEPWFIMREVLAYWHSFLLQ, from the coding sequence GTGTTGCGCGGCGTGGGCCTCGCCATCGGCCTCTTCGCCCTGCTGAACCTCGCGGGCGAGGCCCTGCGTCCTCCGTTCGACACCACGCACACCTGGCTCGGCGACGCGGACCTGCCGCGGCCCATTTTCCGCGCCCTCGAGCTCGCGGCGGCCGTGACGCTCGTCTGGCATGCGGCGCGGCCGATCCGCCCGGCGTGGGCCCGCGTCGGCGGGGCGATCGTGCTCGGGATCGGGGCCACGCTCGCGGCGCTCGACGTCGCCACGTTTTACGGCGTCCTCGCGCGGGGCGTGATCCGCGGCCCGGCGTTCGTCCCGGCGTCCCTCGTCGTCCTGGTTTGTCTCGCCGCGCTCGCCGTGAGCGTGTCGAGGGAGCGCGCCGACCGGCCTCCGTGGACGCGCTTTCGTGCCGTCGCGTGTGCGGCCGTGGCGGCCTCGACCTTCGTGGCCATGCCGCTGCTCCTCATGGTCACCCTGGGGCCCACCCGGTACGAGCGGCGCGCGGACTGCGCGATCGTGCTCGGGGCGCGCGTCTTCGACGACGGCACGCCTTCGCTCGCGCTCTCGGACCGCGTCGACGAGGGGATCCGCCTCTACCAGCAGGGGCTCGTCCGGGCGCTCGTGATGAGCGGCGCGGTCGACGAGCACAATGGTTTCTCCGAGCCCGAGGTGATGCGCGCGCGCGCCGTCGCGGCGGGTGTGCCGGAGGCGGCGGTGATCCTCGACGAGGAGGGCGTGACGTCCTCGTGGACGGCGCGGAACGGGGCGCTCTTGATGCGCCGCCACGGGTTCGTCCGGGCGATCGCGGTGACGCACTATTACCACGAGCCGCGGGTGAAGATGCTCTTCGAGCGCGCGGGCGTCTTCGTGTACACGGTGCCCGCGCGCATGAGCCGGCGGCTCCTCAAGGAGCCGTGGTTCATCATGCGCGAGGTCCTCGCGTACTGGCACTCGTTCCTGCTTCAGTGA
- a CDS encoding globin family protein — translation MNNEQKLLVQKTFEMVAPIADTAAALFYGRLFEVDPSLKPLFRGDLKDQGKKLMSTLKVAVHALDRLDALIPTVQALGRRHLAYGVRDDHYDTVGAALLWTLEKGLGEAWTPETKEAWTTVYNVLAKVMKDAANEVAPLSLRTPLSRRGSAHRLPAVKRPSYRPPMGRPSMPPGSRMPASIQALYGGASSQAAPSSKSGSASTRLPRISNPPTIT, via the coding sequence ATGAACAACGAGCAGAAGCTTCTGGTCCAGAAGACCTTCGAAATGGTCGCGCCGATCGCGGACACGGCCGCCGCGCTGTTTTATGGCCGGCTCTTCGAGGTCGATCCGTCCCTCAAGCCCCTCTTCCGGGGCGATCTGAAGGACCAGGGCAAGAAGCTCATGTCCACGCTGAAGGTGGCGGTCCACGCGCTCGATCGCCTCGACGCGCTCATCCCGACCGTCCAGGCGCTCGGTCGCCGCCACCTCGCTTACGGTGTGCGCGACGATCACTACGACACCGTCGGCGCCGCGCTCCTGTGGACGCTGGAGAAGGGGCTCGGCGAGGCGTGGACGCCCGAGACCAAAGAAGCCTGGACCACGGTGTACAACGTGCTCGCGAAGGTCATGAAGGACGCGGCGAACGAGGTCGCGCCCCTCTCGCTGCGCACGCCGCTCTCGCGCCGCGGCAGCGCGCACCGTTTGCCCGCGGTCAAGCGCCCCTCGTACCGCCCGCCGATGGGTCGCCCGTCCATGCCGCCCGGCTCGCGTATGCCGGCCTCGATCCAGGCCCTCTACGGCGGCGCGAGCTCGCAGGCGGCCCCGTCCTCGAAGAGCGGCTCGGCGAGCACGCGCCTGCCCCGCATCTCGAACCCGCCCACGATCACCTGA
- a CDS encoding acyl-CoA carboxylase subunit beta: MDMRELLKDLEARRAEVRKMGGEDKVAKQHARGKLTARERLAAFFDDGVHFEVGMHGTQMGLAAGDGKDRPPADAVVCAFGKVDGRMVCAAAYDFTVKGGSIGHTGEEKVTRLRQMALRGRWPMVWFIDSAGARIDPGSSHPDAISLFAGSGHLFREQVVMSGVVPQVAAMVGPGAAGTAYIPGLADFVPMVKDIGSMALGGPPLVKAMTGEDISEQELGGSKVHSTKSGVGDGEYKSDADCIAAIKKYLSYFPSHCEEEAPRLPATDPIERREESLLDLLPENPRKAYDMYKLIAAIVDHGEYFDIKPRFARQIITCLARIGGQSVGIVANQPNHMGGVLDVDSSDKAARFMQICDAFNIPLVFLQDVPGFMIGSKVEHEGIIRHGAKMLHVMSAATVPKVTVVVRKAYGAGYYVMCGRAYEPDLIVGWPTGEISVMGPEGMLGIAARKLFGDAPPPPELKQQMIDMIQKNIDIMKVAGWGLIDDVIDPRDTRRAVAWGLELARHKRIERPFKKRGIIPV, encoded by the coding sequence ATGGACATGCGTGAGCTCTTGAAGGACCTCGAAGCCCGGCGCGCCGAGGTGCGCAAGATGGGCGGCGAGGACAAGGTCGCGAAGCAACACGCCCGCGGCAAGCTGACGGCCCGCGAGCGGCTCGCCGCGTTCTTCGACGACGGCGTCCATTTCGAGGTCGGCATGCACGGCACGCAGATGGGCCTCGCCGCCGGCGACGGGAAGGATCGCCCGCCCGCCGACGCCGTGGTTTGCGCATTCGGCAAGGTCGACGGCCGCATGGTCTGCGCCGCCGCCTATGATTTCACGGTCAAGGGCGGCAGCATCGGCCATACCGGCGAGGAGAAGGTCACCCGATTGCGCCAGATGGCCCTGCGCGGGCGCTGGCCCATGGTGTGGTTCATCGACTCGGCCGGCGCGCGGATCGACCCTGGATCGAGCCACCCGGACGCCATTTCGCTCTTCGCCGGCAGCGGCCACCTCTTCCGCGAGCAGGTCGTCATGAGCGGCGTCGTGCCTCAGGTCGCGGCCATGGTCGGCCCCGGCGCCGCGGGCACGGCCTACATCCCGGGCCTCGCCGATTTCGTGCCCATGGTGAAGGACATCGGCTCCATGGCCCTCGGCGGCCCGCCGCTCGTCAAGGCCATGACCGGCGAGGACATCTCCGAGCAGGAGCTCGGCGGCTCGAAGGTGCACTCCACGAAGAGCGGCGTCGGCGACGGCGAATACAAGAGCGACGCCGATTGCATCGCCGCGATCAAGAAATACCTCTCGTATTTCCCCTCCCATTGCGAGGAGGAAGCGCCGCGCCTGCCCGCGACGGATCCGATCGAGCGCCGCGAGGAGTCGCTGCTCGATTTGCTCCCCGAGAACCCGCGCAAGGCGTACGACATGTACAAGCTCATCGCGGCGATCGTGGACCACGGCGAGTATTTCGACATCAAGCCGCGCTTCGCGCGCCAGATCATCACCTGCCTCGCGCGGATCGGCGGACAGAGCGTCGGCATCGTCGCGAACCAGCCCAATCACATGGGCGGCGTGCTCGACGTCGACTCCTCCGACAAGGCCGCGCGGTTCATGCAGATCTGCGACGCCTTCAACATCCCGCTCGTGTTCCTCCAGGACGTGCCCGGCTTCATGATCGGCTCGAAGGTCGAGCACGAGGGCATCATCCGGCACGGCGCGAAGATGCTGCACGTGATGAGCGCCGCCACGGTCCCCAAGGTCACGGTCGTCGTGCGCAAGGCTTACGGCGCCGGGTATTACGTCATGTGCGGACGCGCCTACGAGCCGGACCTCATCGTCGGATGGCCGACCGGCGAGATCAGCGTGATGGGCCCCGAGGGCATGCTAGGTATCGCCGCGCGTAAGCTCTTCGGCGACGCCCCGCCGCCGCCGGAGCTCAAGCAGCAGATGATCGACATGATCCAGAAGAACATCGACATCATGAAGGTCGCAGGCTGGGGCCTCATCGACGACGTCATCGACCCGCGCGACACCCGGCGCGCCGTCGCCTGGGGCCTCGAGCTCGCGCGGCACAAGCGCATCGAGCGCCCCTTCAAGAAGCGCGGCATCATCCCCGTTTGA
- a CDS encoding enoyl-CoA hydratase/isomerase family protein, with protein sequence MTARAYGMIEVATKESGALWITLKNPARKNAIGPAMVNELLWALEDAASDDSVRSIVLTGAGDAFCAGGDFAQMTSGASGNELPPKGDYADLLLAITRSPKPLVARVNGHAMGGGLGLVAACHFAVAARGAKLGTPEINVGLFPMMIMAVLARVVPQRRLLEMMLFGERLDADAAAAIGLVGKVVDADGLDAEVARITQQVASKSPITVKLGLEAFAAQADLALADALPMLRERLGAVLSTDDAREGLMAFLEKRSPRWTGK encoded by the coding sequence ATGACGGCCCGCGCGTATGGAATGATCGAGGTCGCCACGAAGGAGAGCGGCGCCCTCTGGATCACCCTGAAAAACCCGGCCCGAAAAAACGCGATCGGGCCGGCCATGGTGAATGAGTTGCTCTGGGCGCTCGAAGACGCGGCGAGCGACGATTCCGTGCGTTCGATCGTCCTGACGGGCGCGGGCGACGCGTTCTGCGCCGGCGGTGATTTCGCGCAGATGACGTCCGGCGCCTCGGGCAACGAATTGCCGCCGAAGGGTGATTACGCGGATCTCCTGCTCGCCATCACCCGCTCGCCGAAGCCGCTCGTCGCGCGGGTGAACGGGCACGCGATGGGCGGCGGGCTCGGGCTCGTGGCGGCTTGCCATTTTGCCGTCGCCGCGCGGGGGGCGAAGCTCGGCACGCCCGAGATCAACGTCGGCCTGTTCCCGATGATGATCATGGCCGTGCTCGCGCGTGTCGTGCCGCAGCGGCGCCTGCTCGAAATGATGCTCTTCGGCGAGCGGCTCGACGCCGACGCCGCGGCGGCGATCGGCCTCGTCGGCAAGGTCGTGGACGCGGACGGGCTCGACGCCGAGGTCGCGCGGATCACGCAGCAAGTCGCGAGCAAGAGCCCGATCACGGTGAAGCTCGGGCTCGAGGCGTTCGCGGCGCAGGCCGATCTCGCGCTCGCGGACGCATTGCCGATGCTGCGCGAGCGGCTCGGCGCCGTGCTCTCGACGGACGACGCGCGGGAAGGCCTGATGGCGTTCCTCGAGAAACGTTCTCCCAGGTGGACGGGGAAATGA
- a CDS encoding 3-keto-5-aminohexanoate cleavage protein, which produces MKEKPSYTGEAKKPGARDPDICVVTCAVTGVLANRRQNPGIPYTPAEIADECRRAYDAGASVVHIHARNDDGSPTFSPAVFARIKEEVRARCPIILNFSTGTILEDVSDQCAYIRESKPEIAALNMGTMNYAKYSPKRKQFDFDMVFPNTYSKIIKLLEAMNEAGVKPELECFDTGHTNGIAPLLDMGVLRPPLQFSFIVNVLGGIPAHVESLQLQTRIMPAGSEWEVIGISHGAWRMIAAALVLGGNIRCGLEDHLYLPNGEMATSNGALVETAVRLVRDVGRRPATVEEAREILSLGAPR; this is translated from the coding sequence ATGAAGGAGAAGCCGTCGTACACGGGCGAAGCGAAGAAGCCTGGCGCGCGTGATCCCGATATCTGCGTGGTCACCTGCGCCGTGACGGGCGTGCTCGCCAATCGCAGGCAAAACCCGGGCATCCCGTACACCCCGGCCGAAATCGCCGACGAATGCAGACGCGCCTACGACGCCGGCGCCTCGGTCGTGCACATCCACGCCCGCAACGACGACGGCTCGCCGACCTTCTCCCCGGCCGTCTTCGCCCGCATCAAGGAGGAGGTCCGCGCGCGTTGCCCGATCATCCTCAATTTCTCGACGGGCACGATCCTCGAGGACGTCTCGGATCAATGCGCGTACATCCGGGAGAGCAAGCCCGAGATCGCCGCCCTCAACATGGGCACGATGAACTACGCGAAGTACTCGCCCAAGCGAAAGCAATTCGATTTCGACATGGTGTTTCCCAACACCTATTCGAAGATCATCAAGCTGCTCGAGGCGATGAACGAGGCGGGCGTGAAGCCCGAGCTCGAGTGCTTCGACACGGGGCACACGAATGGGATCGCGCCCTTGCTCGACATGGGCGTGCTCCGGCCGCCGCTCCAGTTCTCGTTCATCGTGAACGTGCTCGGGGGCATCCCGGCGCACGTCGAGTCGCTCCAGCTCCAGACGAGGATCATGCCGGCCGGCTCGGAGTGGGAGGTCATCGGGATCAGCCACGGCGCGTGGCGCATGATCGCCGCGGCGCTCGTGCTCGGCGGCAACATCCGCTGCGGGCTCGAGGACCACCTTTATCTGCCGAACGGCGAGATGGCGACATCGAACGGCGCGCTCGTGGAGACCGCGGTCCGGCTCGTGCGTGACGTGGGCCGGCGGCCGGCGACGGTCGAGGAGGCGCGGGAGATCCTCTCGCTCGGAGCGCCCCGATGA
- a CDS encoding MarR family winged helix-turn-helix transcriptional regulator, producing MAASLPPDTKPEVDAIVETIIYLYTESRRLTKGMAAQFGLTGPQLTVIKLLEELGDLSLSSLSERIRAQNSTVTGIIDRMEREGLVKRERSTTDRRVVYIRLSEKGEKLAREIQVEPMEIFRSALTVLSEDDLGHLLRILTKLQKRVVSHVEGRVSEAEGTPRAGEEKDR from the coding sequence GTGGCGGCCTCCCTCCCTCCCGATACCAAGCCCGAGGTGGATGCGATCGTCGAGACGATCATCTACCTCTACACCGAGTCGCGGCGCCTGACGAAGGGCATGGCCGCGCAGTTCGGGCTCACGGGCCCGCAGCTCACCGTCATCAAGCTGCTGGAGGAGCTCGGCGATCTGTCGCTCTCGTCCTTGTCGGAGCGCATCCGGGCCCAGAACAGCACGGTGACCGGGATCATCGACCGCATGGAGCGCGAGGGCCTCGTCAAGCGGGAGCGCTCGACCACGGATCGGCGCGTCGTTTACATCCGGCTGAGCGAAAAAGGCGAGAAGCTCGCCCGCGAGATCCAGGTCGAGCCCATGGAGATCTTCCGGAGCGCGCTCACGGTGCTGTCCGAGGACGACCTCGGGCATTTGCTCCGGATCCTGACCAAGCTGCAAAAACGCGTCGTCTCGCACGTCGAGGGCCGCGTATCCGAGGCCGAGGGCACGCCCCGAGCGGGGGAGGAGAAGGATCGATGA
- the aat gene encoding leucyl/phenylalanyl-tRNA--protein transferase produces the protein MTIDADDIVAVGGSLEPRVLVEAYRRGVFPWPIDGLDVLPWFCPKERAILDFSQIHLSRSLRREIRKTPLRCTVDRAFDAVIERCAEVPRPGQDGTWITPELLDAYKAMHRLGFAHSVEVWDEAGALVGGIYGVCVEGYFSAESMFHLAPNASKIALLHLVEHLAKAGCDWIDIQVMTPHMQALGAVVLSRRQFLERLARTRVMGLRPFG, from the coding sequence ATGACCATCGACGCAGACGACATCGTGGCCGTGGGCGGCAGCCTGGAGCCGCGCGTGCTCGTCGAGGCGTACCGGCGCGGGGTTTTTCCCTGGCCGATCGACGGGCTCGATGTGCTCCCCTGGTTTTGCCCGAAAGAGCGGGCGATCCTCGATTTCTCGCAGATCCACCTCTCGCGCAGCCTCCGCCGCGAGATCCGGAAGACGCCCCTGCGTTGCACGGTGGACCGGGCCTTCGACGCGGTGATCGAGCGCTGCGCCGAGGTCCCGCGGCCCGGGCAGGACGGCACGTGGATCACGCCGGAGCTCCTGGACGCCTACAAGGCGATGCACCGGCTCGGCTTCGCGCACAGCGTCGAGGTATGGGACGAGGCGGGCGCGCTCGTGGGCGGCATTTATGGCGTCTGCGTCGAGGGGTATTTCTCGGCCGAGAGCATGTTCCACCTCGCGCCGAATGCCTCGAAGATCGCGCTCTTGCACCTCGTCGAGCACCTGGCGAAGGCGGGCTGTGATTGGATCGACATCCAGGTGATGACGCCGCACATGCAGGCGCTCGGCGCCGTCGTCCTCTCCCGCCGGCAGTTCCTCGAGCGGCTCGCCCGGACGCGGGTGATGGGGCTGCGCCCGTTTGGGTGA
- a CDS encoding SRPBCC family protein: MPIFERRTRIQAPPEVVFAFHERPDALRMLMPPWEHARILERSGGLEEGARTVIETYIGPIKQRLVAVHTAYEKGRMFQDTVVEGPFARWVHTHTMEPDGEGGTFLVDHIDYALPLGPLGALFGGAFARRKLEKMFTFRHAVTKKACEEG; this comes from the coding sequence GTGCCCATCTTCGAGAGACGAACCCGGATCCAGGCCCCGCCCGAGGTGGTCTTCGCCTTCCACGAGCGCCCGGACGCGCTGCGCATGCTCATGCCGCCGTGGGAGCATGCCCGCATCCTCGAACGGAGCGGCGGGCTGGAGGAGGGCGCGCGCACGGTGATCGAGACGTACATCGGGCCGATCAAGCAGCGCCTCGTGGCCGTGCACACGGCCTACGAAAAAGGTCGGATGTTCCAGGATACGGTCGTCGAGGGCCCCTTCGCCCGCTGGGTGCACACGCACACGATGGAGCCGGACGGCGAAGGCGGGACCTTCCTCGTCGACCACATCGATTATGCGCTCCCGCTCGGCCCGCTCGGCGCCCTGTTCGGCGGGGCGTTCGCGCGGCGGAAGCTCGAGAAGATGTTCACGTTCCGCCACGCGGTGACGAAAAAGGCGTGCGAGGAGGGGTGA
- a CDS encoding tetratricopeptide repeat protein — translation MKNVPRWGSALTLVMLAACGPATSPPPPPPPPLPPATYGSASGAASVTTSVAAPAPAPAAPPAGSGVPLDAPVSTEEAAQPPPPKLSRGTATPADKALAEGDLALAQGDFVAAEKAYQKAKTLAPKDPAPVVGLVRARLSAEDAPVDYGAAPSHPGLLRATKDLEAALQKEPSYAPAHLELGRALLVLGRAEPALAALRKAKDLAPNDAEAHSALGVGLVATGKLDDAVRELERAAELEPGVAERQTNLGTALLALGRREQAVRAYERAARIAPNDARVQNDLGTALLTLNDTDRAIRCLETAVLRDPRRATYRSNLGYAIAQKGDLERAKVIYREALALDPKLVSAWVNLGNALAKQRKLAEAREAYEKAEALDPEDPRVKAVLLELSAIEKANAPAASPDKR, via the coding sequence ATGAAAAACGTCCCCCGCTGGGGCAGCGCGCTCACGCTCGTGATGCTCGCCGCCTGCGGCCCCGCCACGTCGCCTCCTCCGCCACCTCCCCCGCCGCTGCCTCCTGCCACTTATGGAAGTGCTTCCGGAGCTGCTTCCGTAACCACTTCCGTAGCCGCGCCCGCGCCCGCGCCCGCGGCGCCACCTGCGGGATCCGGTGTCCCGCTCGACGCGCCCGTCTCCACGGAGGAGGCCGCGCAGCCGCCGCCGCCCAAGCTCTCGCGTGGGACGGCCACGCCCGCGGACAAGGCGCTCGCCGAGGGCGACCTCGCCCTCGCGCAGGGCGATTTCGTGGCCGCGGAGAAGGCGTACCAGAAGGCGAAGACGCTCGCGCCGAAGGATCCCGCGCCGGTCGTCGGCCTCGTCCGCGCCCGCCTCTCGGCCGAGGACGCGCCCGTCGATTACGGCGCCGCGCCCTCGCACCCCGGCCTCCTGCGAGCCACGAAGGACCTCGAAGCGGCCCTGCAAAAAGAGCCCTCCTACGCGCCGGCCCACCTCGAGCTCGGCCGCGCGTTGCTCGTCCTCGGCCGCGCCGAGCCCGCGCTCGCCGCCTTGCGCAAGGCCAAGGACCTCGCGCCGAACGACGCCGAGGCCCACTCCGCGCTCGGCGTCGGCCTCGTCGCCACGGGAAAACTCGACGACGCCGTCCGGGAGCTCGAGCGCGCCGCCGAGCTCGAGCCCGGCGTGGCCGAGCGGCAAACGAACCTCGGCACGGCCCTGCTCGCGCTCGGTCGGCGGGAGCAAGCCGTCCGCGCCTACGAGCGCGCCGCGCGTATCGCCCCGAACGACGCCCGCGTGCAGAACGACCTCGGCACCGCGCTGCTCACCCTGAACGACACCGATCGGGCCATTCGATGCCTGGAGACGGCCGTCCTGCGGGATCCGCGCCGCGCCACGTACCGTTCGAACCTCGGTTATGCGATCGCGCAGAAGGGCGACCTCGAGCGCGCGAAGGTGATCTACCGCGAGGCGCTCGCGCTCGATCCGAAGCTCGTGAGCGCGTGGGTGAACCTCGGCAACGCCCTCGCCAAGCAGCGAAAACTCGCCGAGGCGCGCGAGGCGTACGAGAAGGCCGAGGCCCTCGATCCCGAGGATCCACGCGTCAAGGCCGTGCTGCTCGAGCTCTCGGCGATCGAGAAGGCGAACGCGCCGGCCGCTTCGCCGGACAAACGCTGA
- a CDS encoding SpoVR family protein: MSKFALNTALPRYLRVEQERVEAAAREYGLDFFPTIFEILTYDQMNEIAAYGGFPSRYPHWRYGMEYEQLSKSYEYGLSKIYEMVINNNPSYAYLLEGNSLTDQKLVMAHVYGHVDFFKNNFCFRSTDLDQKGTVIDPVRKTSSYDPDRRWIDKMANHGARVARHIERHGINKVEDFIDRCLSLENLIDPWQPFSGRAATRKPDEEEDETPVEVPRLRAKEYMESFINPEEYIEAKKRQLARDKPERKVPERPERDVLGFLLDHAPLERWERDVLEVIRDEALYFVPQRQTKIMNEGWAAYWHSKILTEKILDASEIIDYADNNAGVMATAPGRLNPYKLGVELFRYIEDRWNKGRFGREWEECNDLDAKRSWDMRLGLGRQKIFQVRALYNDVTFIDEFLTPEFVLEQKLYTFGFSGRNDRFEIESRAFRDVKEKLLFSLTNFGDPYIRVIDANHQNRGELLLEHQHGGVDLRADYARETLVSLVRCWKRPVAVATRLDNKPVLLRYDGKEHSMTPYKL, translated from the coding sequence ATGAGCAAGTTTGCCCTGAACACCGCGCTCCCCCGCTACCTGCGGGTCGAGCAGGAGCGCGTCGAGGCCGCGGCGCGTGAGTATGGCCTCGATTTCTTTCCGACGATCTTCGAGATCCTGACGTACGACCAGATGAACGAGATCGCGGCGTACGGCGGTTTCCCGAGCCGGTATCCGCACTGGCGGTACGGCATGGAGTACGAGCAGCTCTCGAAGAGCTACGAGTATGGCCTCTCGAAGATTTACGAGATGGTCATCAACAACAACCCCTCGTACGCCTATTTGCTCGAGGGCAACTCGCTCACCGATCAGAAGCTCGTGATGGCCCACGTGTACGGGCACGTGGACTTCTTCAAGAACAATTTCTGCTTCCGCTCGACGGACCTCGACCAGAAGGGCACCGTCATCGATCCGGTGCGGAAGACGAGCTCGTACGACCCCGATCGCCGCTGGATCGACAAGATGGCGAACCACGGCGCGCGCGTGGCGCGGCACATCGAGCGGCACGGCATCAACAAGGTCGAGGATTTCATCGATCGGTGCTTGTCGCTGGAGAACCTCATCGATCCCTGGCAGCCCTTCTCGGGCCGCGCGGCGACGAGGAAGCCGGACGAGGAGGAGGACGAGACGCCGGTCGAGGTCCCGCGGCTCCGGGCGAAGGAGTACATGGAGTCCTTCATCAACCCGGAGGAGTACATCGAGGCCAAGAAGAGGCAGCTCGCGAGGGACAAACCCGAGCGCAAGGTCCCCGAGCGGCCGGAGCGTGACGTGCTCGGCTTCTTGCTCGATCACGCGCCGCTCGAGCGCTGGGAGCGCGACGTGCTCGAGGTCATCCGCGACGAGGCGCTTTATTTCGTGCCGCAGCGCCAGACCAAGATCATGAACGAGGGCTGGGCGGCGTACTGGCATTCGAAGATCCTCACGGAGAAGATCCTCGACGCCTCGGAGATCATCGATTACGCCGACAACAACGCGGGCGTCATGGCCACGGCGCCGGGCCGGCTGAACCCGTACAAGCTCGGGGTCGAGCTCTTCCGTTACATCGAGGATCGCTGGAACAAGGGCCGCTTCGGCCGCGAGTGGGAGGAGTGCAACGACCTCGACGCGAAGCGGAGCTGGGACATGCGCCTCGGCCTCGGCCGGCAGAAGATCTTCCAGGTCCGCGCGCTCTACAACGACGTCACGTTCATCGACGAGTTCTTGACCCCCGAATTCGTGCTCGAGCAGAAGCTCTACACGTTCGGTTTTTCCGGGCGCAACGACCGGTTCGAGATCGAGAGCCGCGCCTTCCGCGACGTGAAGGAGAAGCTGCTCTTCTCGCTCACGAACTTCGGCGACCCGTACATCCGCGTGATCGACGCGAACCACCAGAACCGCGGCGAATTGCTCCTCGAGCACCAGCACGGCGGCGTGGACCTGCGGGCCGATTACGCGCGCGAGACGCTCGTCTCCCTGGTCCGCTGCTGGAAGCGGCCCGTCGCCGTGGCGACGCGGCTCGACAACAAGCCCGTGCTCCTGCGTTACGACGGCAAAGAGCATTCGATGACCCCGTACAAGTTGTGA
- a CDS encoding DUF444 family protein: MSLKIDQDHGRFRQIVRGRIRQNLRKYISQGELVGRKGKDLVSIPIPHIDIPRFRYGDKQRGGVGQGDGNPGDPIGGSDEKQPGQGQAGSEAGDHILEVDVTLDELAAILGEELELPDIQDKGKNKISNAHDRYSGIRRVGPESLRHFKRTYREALKRMIASGTFQHDKPVVVPVPDDKRYRSWKTVTEPVANAVIIYMMDVSGSMGDEQKEIVRIESFWIDAWLTKQYKGLESRFIIHDAVAREVDRDTFFHTRESGGTMISSAYKLCSQIIDQDYPPDEWNIYPFHFSDGDNWSMDDTLACVDVVKNRILPRVNMFAYGQVESPYGSGQFIKDLREHFGRDERVVTSEIRDKDGIVGSIKDFLGKGK; this comes from the coding sequence GTGTCGCTGAAGATCGACCAGGACCACGGCCGTTTTCGCCAGATCGTCCGCGGGAGGATCCGGCAGAACCTGCGCAAGTACATTTCGCAAGGCGAGCTCGTCGGGCGGAAGGGCAAGGATCTCGTATCGATCCCGATCCCCCATATCGACATCCCGCGGTTCCGTTACGGGGACAAACAGCGGGGCGGCGTGGGGCAGGGGGATGGCAACCCCGGCGACCCGATCGGCGGCTCGGACGAGAAGCAGCCCGGCCAAGGGCAGGCCGGCAGCGAGGCCGGGGATCACATCCTCGAGGTCGACGTCACGCTCGACGAGCTGGCGGCCATCCTGGGCGAGGAGCTCGAGCTGCCGGACATCCAGGACAAGGGCAAGAACAAGATCTCGAATGCGCACGACCGGTATTCGGGCATCCGGCGCGTCGGCCCCGAGTCCTTGCGTCATTTCAAGCGCACGTACCGCGAGGCGCTGAAGCGCATGATCGCGAGCGGTACATTCCAGCACGACAAACCCGTCGTGGTGCCCGTCCCCGACGACAAGCGATATCGCTCCTGGAAGACGGTGACCGAGCCCGTGGCGAACGCGGTCATCATTTACATGATGGACGTGTCGGGCTCGATGGGCGACGAGCAGAAGGAGATCGTGCGGATCGAGTCCTTCTGGATCGACGCCTGGCTGACCAAGCAATACAAGGGGCTCGAGTCTCGGTTCATCATCCACGACGCGGTGGCGCGCGAGGTCGATCGGGACACGTTTTTCCACACGCGCGAGTCGGGCGGCACGATGATCTCGAGCGCCTACAAGCTTTGCTCGCAGATCATCGACCAGGACTATCCGCCGGACGAGTGGAACATCTATCCGTTCCATTTCTCGGACGGCGACAACTGGTCGATGGACGACACGCTCGCCTGCGTGGACGTCGTGAAGAACAGGATCCTGCCGCGGGTGAACATGTTCGCGTATGGCCAGGTCGAGAGCCCGTACGGCTCGGGCCAGTTCATCAAGGACCTGCGCGAGCATTTCGGCCGGGACGAGCGCGTGGTCACGAGCGAGATCCGGGACAAGGACGGGATCGTCGGGAGCATCAAGGACTTCCTGGGCAAGGGGAAGTGA